Part of the Halorussus sp. MSC15.2 genome, ATCGTGGGCGGGGTGACGGGGGTCTTCCTCGCGTCGATACCGGTGGACCTCCTCGTCCACGGGACATACTACGTGGTCGGCCACTTCCACCTCATCCTGATGGGCATCATCCCGTTCACGATGTTCGCGGCGAGTTACTACTGGTTCCCGCTGCTCACCGGCCGGATGTACAACCGGCGACTGGCGAGGGTTCAGGCCGTCGTCACCATCGTGGGCGGGTTCGTCGCCTTCCTCCCGATGATGGTCCTCGGGATGGAGGGACTCCCGCGGCGCTACGCGCAGTATCCGCCGGGGTTCACGTTCCTCAATCAGGTCTCGACGCTCGGCGCGTACCTCATCGGCGCGGGCGTCGTGGTCTGGTTGTACAACGTCGCCCAGTCGCTCCGGGTCGGCCCGAGAGTCGAGGACGCCGACGTGTGGGACCTCAAGGAGACCGACCAGTTCAGTCGGGAGTGGCAGTGGTTCGAGCGTCGTCTGGAGGAGCGCCGGGGCGAGTTAGAGGGCGACGACTGAGGCGAAGCTCCGCCTATTTTTGGCGAACCTAAAAGCTCAAATACACGCCGACACAACCGACAGACAGCATGGATAGAGACGTTGCGGACGCGAGTTCGGGCGGGTCCTCGGGGTCGGCGGAGTACACCTTCGACGACGTGAGCGTCGTCATGGGGACGTACAACGAGGAGGCCGCCATCGGCACCGTACTGGACGACGTGGAGCGCGTGACCAGGGGTCGCGCCGAGGTGGTCTGCGTCGATGGCTCGTCCGACCGGACGCCGGAAATCGCCCGCGAGAAGGGCGCTCACGTCGTCGAACAGGAACCGCAGGGCTACGGCGTGGCGGTTCGCGAGGCGCTGCTGACGCCCGACCGGCCGGTTGTCGTGACCACCGACTGCGACGACACCTACCCGATGGAGCAACTGCCGGAGTTCCTCGACTGGATAAACGCGGGTCACGACGTGGTGAGCGGCGACCGACTCTACTGGGGCGCCGAGGCGATGCCGGACCTGAATCGGTGGGGGAACTACGCGTTCGCGGGACTGGCGAGCCTTCTAATGGGGGAACTCGTCCACGACACCACGACCGGGATGCGAGCGTACCGACGGGACGTAATCGAGGACATCGACTGGACAGAGAACACCGGACTCTCGGCGGAACTCCTGATTCGTCCGCTGATGCGGGGCTACGACGTGCGCGAGATTCCCATCGAGTACGACGAGCGCGCGGGCGAGACCAAGCTAAACCCTTTCACCGGCGGTCTCGCCATCGCTAAGTCCATCGTGACGGTCTGTCTCGAAGAGCGCCGGCGTCGAGCGTCCGAACCGCAAGCACCGCGGCGTCGACGGTGACTGCCCGCGTAATCCCTTCGCATCTAACCGGAAGCCCCCAGAGTTATTCCGCCTACTCGGGTATGTTACCGTATGCCGACGGACATTCCCGGTATCCACCACGTCACGGCCATCGCCAGCGACCCCAGCGAGAACCTCGACTTCTACACGCGGACGCTCGGACTCCGATTGGTCAAACAGAGCGTGAATCAGGACGACGTCTCGGTGTACCACCTCTTCTACGGCGATTACGGCGGAAGCCCCGGAACGAGCATGACGTTCTTCCCCTACGAGGGCGCTCAGCAGGGCCGCGTGGGCACCGGACAGGTCGATACGACCGCGTTCCTGATTCCGGCCGACTCGGTCGATTACTGGGTCGAGCGATTGGCAGACGAGGGCGTCGAGACCGAGGACCCCCACGAACGGTTCGGGGACACCGTGATTCCGTTTCGGGACCCCGACGGTCTGCCGCTCGAACTGGTCGCCCGCGAGGACGCCCCCGCGGGCGACCCGCCGGAGGGACCGGTCCCCGAGGAACACGCGATTCGGGGCTTCTTCGGCGTGACGCTCTCGCTGGAATCGGCCGAACCGACCGCCACGCTCCTGCAGACGATGGGATTCCGTGAGACCGAGAGCGAACACGACCGGCGGCGCTACGAGGCCGAGGGCGAACTGGGGTACGTGGTCGATATCCTCGAAGACCCGCAGGCACCACGCGGGCAACCCGGCGCGGGCACCGTCCACCACGTCGCGTTCCAAGTGACCGACGAGGACCAGTCGGCGTGGCGCGACGTGCTGATGGAACACGGACTCCGGCCGACCGAGATAATCGACCGGAAGTGGTTCAGGTCGGTGTACGCCCGCACGAAGGGCGGCGTCCTCTTCGAGTTCGCCACGAAGGAACCGGGATACACGGTGGACGAAGACTTAGAGGAACTTGGCGAACGACTCGTCCTCCCGGAGTGGTTGGAGGACCGCCGCGACGAAATCGAGGCTGGACTTCCGGAGTTGACACCGGACCAGTCGGCCGAGTAGCGGACTGTCGGGGGAATTTGGGGAGCGGCGAGTCGGCCGAACGTTTATATCCGAGAACGGCACGAATCCGGCCCGGACGCATCGCGCGGTCGCTCGGAGTCGGTACCGGGGACCGCCAGTCCGTGTAGCCCGCCGGGGCCGAGCCAAATTCGGGACACGAGAGATAACGTCACGGAAGTAGAACCAGCGTCAGCAGTGTCGGTGCAGAATGTCCGCGTGTTCACACTCGTCGGGCACCGAGTCGAACCACGCGGCGTCGGCTATCTCCGCGTCGTCTCGCCCGAGGTCGTCGCCGAGCGAGGCGTCGTCGGACCGCGCCTCGAAGACCGCGAAGTAGCCGGAGACTCCTGATTTCTCCGCCTCCGACGCCCCGCGGAACTCGTCGGCCACGAACGTCTGCTCGGAGACCTCTAGCGGTCGCTCGACGACCGCGTCGAGACCCGTCTCCTCGCGGACCTCGCGCACGACCGCCTCTCGGAGCGATTCGCCGCGTTCGACGTCGCCACCGGGGAGCACCCAGCCGTCGCTCCACCGGTTCCGGACGAGAGCGACTCGGTCGTCGCCGTCCCGGACGAGCGCGCCGACCCAGCGGTCGGACCCCGCTTCGACGTTTTCGCGCACCGCCTCGAACGCCTCGCTGTCGAGCGGAATCGTCTCCGCGCTGGTCGCAACGTCGTCGCGGTCAGAGAGTCGGTCGAGTTCGTCCATCTGCGGGCGAGTTCTCGTGGACGGGGTTTCAGGTTTCTGCCCCGGACCCGGGACTCGTCCGAACGGTCGCGTTGCCGCTCCCCGCCCCGAGGACCGACTGGTTCGCGCGCAGGGCCGTCTCCATCCGAATGCCGTCGGGCATCGAGTCCTCGACGTAGGCGGCCGCGCCGTTGCAGTCGTCCGGGACGAGACAGACCTCTCGATAGGGCGAGAGCGCGACGACCGACCCCCCAGCCTGCTGTACCGGGAGTTCGAGTCGATAGGAAAACCCGCCCGCGGCGTCGCTGACGAACACCTGCACGACGATTTCGTCCTCGCGGCCGACCGGAACCGTCGCGTTATCGCCGACCGTCGTCACGCCGGGGCCGACGAACCGGGCCGTCCCGTTCCCCACGCGGAGGGCCACCGAGAGGTTCGATGGCGTCCCCTCGACCGCGTAGTAGGCGGACTCGCTCCCCGTGGAGACGCGGGCCGACACGCTCTCGGCGTAGTCGGGGACCGCGAGCGTGGCGTTCAGCGTCAGGCGTTCGCCCCGAACCGCCCGAACTCGGTCGAGCGTCGGGTCCACCGACCCGCCGTAGGCGGGCGTCCACTCGCCGCGGTACCCGTAGCGGTAGTAGGTACGGTTCGGATACGCCGCGACCACGTCGATGTCGTCGGGACCGTCCGACAGCGCGTACACCGTCTCCCCGTCGAATCCGGGGTCGTTCCGGAGGTGCTGGAACGGATGGTTGAGCCAGTCGCCGTACGGCGTCGGGAGGAACACCACTGCGTTCGAGAGGTGGCGCTGCTCGAACGGTTGGTAGGCCCGCTCGTACTCGGCCGTAATCTCGGCGTTCTCCGCGACGGTCGGCGCGAGGACGCCCGCCGTCGCGCCCGCGAGCAGGAGGACGCCCGCGAGCGCGAGCGACCGGCCGACCACCTGCGGGCGCTCGACTCGCTCGCCCGCGAGCGTACGCACGCGGTCCAAGGCGAGGAGCGCGCCGCGGGCCACGAACGCCGCGGTCGGCACGAGCAGGTCGAAGTGGTAGTACGGTCCGAGCGTGGCCACCAGACCGTCGTCGGGGTTCGCCAGCGACCCGAGGAGGTTGAGGTTCCCCCAGAAGTAGACGTTCCCCGCGACGACAGAGAGGAACAGTCCCGCGAG contains:
- a CDS encoding glycosyltransferase family 39 protein; its protein translation is MNRERFRLLSALLAALAAAVVFLVATELFPYHTTNHDEAVYLQQAAMLLEGKLSLFPPVPESFRPWFFVSDGGRLYPKYAPVPAAMFAVGKLLGSARLSLVAIAAANVALTIALTTEAFDRRTGLLAGTLLLASPLFLIDSSVFLPYAPTTFWNLLFAFAYFRSARTEADPGGGTRATYGYALLAGLAIGAAFFARPYTAVLFAVPFLVHALYSLAVGPFSVVRGNILQSLRRAWRDVRTVRLSLTALGGLAGVAVALGYNAAVTGSPWTFPYEAFAPRDGLGFGHREILGYARNYTPALALRANAEVVTLLFTEWVVGGPVGALLAAVGVGTFLRRVSPDWSAEFTDAQATAVLAGLFLSVVAGNVYFWGNLNLLGSLANPDDGLVATLGPYYHFDLLVPTAAFVARGALLALDRVRTLAGERVERPQVVGRSLALAGVLLLAGATAGVLAPTVAENAEITAEYERAYQPFEQRHLSNAVVFLPTPYGDWLNHPFQHLRNDPGFDGETVYALSDGPDDIDVVAAYPNRTYYRYGYRGEWTPAYGGSVDPTLDRVRAVRGERLTLNATLAVPDYAESVSARVSTGSESAYYAVEGTPSNLSVALRVGNGTARFVGPGVTTVGDNATVPVGREDEIVVQVFVSDAAGGFSYRLELPVQQAGGSVVALSPYREVCLVPDDCNGAAAYVEDSMPDGIRMETALRANQSVLGAGSGNATVRTSPGSGAET
- a CDS encoding NUDIX hydrolase, coding for MDELDRLSDRDDVATSAETIPLDSEAFEAVRENVEAGSDRWVGALVRDGDDRVALVRNRWSDGWVLPGGDVERGESLREAVVREVREETGLDAVVERPLEVSEQTFVADEFRGASEAEKSGVSGYFAVFEARSDDASLGDDLGRDDAEIADAAWFDSVPDECEHADILHRHC
- a CDS encoding ring-cleaving dioxygenase, producing the protein MPTDIPGIHHVTAIASDPSENLDFYTRTLGLRLVKQSVNQDDVSVYHLFYGDYGGSPGTSMTFFPYEGAQQGRVGTGQVDTTAFLIPADSVDYWVERLADEGVETEDPHERFGDTVIPFRDPDGLPLELVAREDAPAGDPPEGPVPEEHAIRGFFGVTLSLESAEPTATLLQTMGFRETESEHDRRRYEAEGELGYVVDILEDPQAPRGQPGAGTVHHVAFQVTDEDQSAWRDVLMEHGLRPTEIIDRKWFRSVYARTKGGVLFEFATKEPGYTVDEDLEELGERLVLPEWLEDRRDEIEAGLPELTPDQSAE
- a CDS encoding dolichyl-phosphate hexose transferase, with the protein product MDRDVADASSGGSSGSAEYTFDDVSVVMGTYNEEAAIGTVLDDVERVTRGRAEVVCVDGSSDRTPEIAREKGAHVVEQEPQGYGVAVREALLTPDRPVVVTTDCDDTYPMEQLPEFLDWINAGHDVVSGDRLYWGAEAMPDLNRWGNYAFAGLASLLMGELVHDTTTGMRAYRRDVIEDIDWTENTGLSAELLIRPLMRGYDVREIPIEYDERAGETKLNPFTGGLAIAKSIVTVCLEERRRRASEPQAPRRRR